CCCAATTGGCATCAACGTATGCTGAAAATTAAGAGGTCcttaatttaaattttcttaCGTCTAATTTGTACTAACAAAAGTTGATACATTTTTAATCTTAAATGTTGGGATTCTTCTTTTTTAGTGGCAtgtttagttttatcatttttgTCTTCAAAGATTCGAGAAAATAGATTATgtatatttaaatgatcgtttgacTTTGCTTTATTTATATACAACTTAAAGGTTGGGATATCGAGTTGTTATACAACTTACCCTTTTGGAGCTATAACTTTTAGCATTGTCAATAGCAAAGCAATAAATTACCCCACGAAGTGGCGAATAAGCATCGATGATAAACAATTTGTGATTCTccaaaatttaagattttttatatgATAACAAatacgattttttttatttaaaaaaaagggCTCTATTTGATTTCGTTTTTTTTAAGgtgaattaattaaaatgataaaatttctTAAGTATAGAAAAATGGTAACATGtcaaaatgtatatatataaattgatatCTTTGCTATATACGTAAAGAAtcataattttaaattagatttaTATTCTGAAAATAGGTTAGGATTTATCACTATCATGATATAGATCGATACAAATGGGATAATATTTTGGTTCGTTATAAATGGGATAATATTTTGGTTCGTCACAGAGAATTTGAAAATAGCCCTTTGTTTCCTTCCAATTtcttgataattttatttttctttttgttttcaatttagctaattaaataatatatttcttaGAGAAAGTTGTAATTGAATAAAacatatgaaattgaaaatatataaataaagttgTTTTGTTGCTATTCACTATTCAGCATTCATTCAGAAGGTGAGAAGTTGGATTTCCTCACAcgtagaaaacaaaataaacaaataaacaaaccATTTAACGAGGCGGAGTCGGGTTGGCGGACCATGCCCATTACCCATATCCATACCCATCCCCAGGTTTCTTCAGCGAAGCAATTCCATTTCAAAAGGAATTGGAGCTGTGAATTTGGGAAAATGGTCGGCAGTTCTCGTAAATGGGCTTATACGCGGATCATCGCCGGCACCATTGTCGGCGGCGTTCTTGGCTTCTATGTAATGCACCGCGTTGAAGTTGGCTATAAGGTAACCCCACTTCTCTTCAATTTCAGCTTTCTAATCATCTCTACGCGAATCAATTTTGTAGGTTATGTATGGTATGATTGTGGgtt
The sequence above is drawn from the Cucumis melo cultivar AY chromosome 2, USDA_Cmelo_AY_1.0, whole genome shotgun sequence genome and encodes:
- the LOC103494113 gene encoding uncharacterized protein LOC103494113, which encodes MPITHIHTHPQVSSAKQFHFKRNWSCEFGKMVGSSRKWAYTRIIAGTIVGGVLGFYVMHRVEVGYKEKMKERLKQYENELKKKEKMKELEDSL